One segment of Pan paniscus chromosome 20, NHGRI_mPanPan1-v2.0_pri, whole genome shotgun sequence DNA contains the following:
- the SIGLEC10 gene encoding sialic acid-binding Ig-like lectin 10 isoform X7 encodes MLLPLLLSSLLGGSQAMDERFWIRVQESVMVPEGLCISVPCSFSYPRQDWTGSTPAYGYWFKAVTETTKGAPVATNHQSREVEMSTRGRFQLTGDPAKGNCSLVIRDAQMQDESQYFFRVERGSYVRYNFMNNGFFLKVTALTQKPDVYIPETLEPGQPVTVICVFNWAFEECPPPSFSWTGAALSSQGTKPTTSHFSVLSFTPSPQDHDTDLTCHVDFSRKGVSAQRTVRLRVAYAPRDLVISISRDNTPALEPQPQGNVPYLEAQKGQFLRLLCAADSQPPAMLSWVLQDRVLSLSHPWGPRPLGLELPGVKAGDSGRYTCRAENRLGSQQRALDLSVQYPPENLRVMVSQANRTVLENLGNGTSLPVLEGQSLCLVCVTHSSPPARLSWTQRGQVLSPSQPSDPGVLELPRVQVEHEGEFTCHAQHPLGSQHVSLSLSVHYKKGLISTAFSNGAFLGIGITALLFLCLAPIIMKILPKRRTQTETPRPRFSRHSTILDYINVVPKSGPLAQKRNQKATPNSPRTPLPPGAPSPESKKNQKKQYQLPSFPEPKSSTQAPESQESLEELHYATLNFPGVRPRPEARMPKGTQADYAEVKFQ; translated from the exons ATGCTACTGCCACTGCTGCTGTCCTCGCTGCTGGGCG GGTCCCAGGCTATGGATGAGAGATTCTGGATACGAGTGCAGGAGTCGGTGATGGTGCCGGAGGGCCTATGCATCTCTGTGCCCTGCTCTTTCTCCTACCCCCGACAGGACTGGACAGGGTCTACCCCAGCTTATGGCTACTGGTTCAAAGCAGTGACTGAGACAACCAAGGGTGCTCCTGTGGCCACAAACCACCAGAGTCGAGAGGTGGAAATGAGCACCCGGGGCCGATTCCAGCTCACTGGGGATCCCGCCAAGGGGAACTGCTCCTTGGTGATCAGAGACGCGCAGATGCAGGATGAGTCACAGTACTTCTTTCGGGTGGAGAGAGGAAGCTATGTGAGATATAATTTCATGAACAATGGGTTCTTTCTAAAAGTAACAG CCCTGACTCAGAAGCCTGATGTCTACATCCCCGAGACCCTGGAGCCCGGGCAGCCGGTGACGGTCATCTGTGTGTTTAACTGGGCCTTTGAGGAATGTCCACCCCCTTCTTTCTCCTGGACGGGGGCTGCCCTCTCCTCCCAAGGAACCAAACCAACGACCTCCCACTTCTCAGTGCTCAGCTTCACGCCCAGCCCCCAGGACCACGACACCGACCTCACCTGCCATGTGGACTTCTCCAGAAAGGGTGTGAGTGCACAGAGGACCGTCCGACTCCGCGTGGCCT ATGCCCCCAGAGACCTTGTTATCAGCATTTCACGTGACAACACGCCAG ccctggagccccagccccagggaaATGTCCCATACCTGGAAGCCCAAAAAGGCCAGTTCCTGCGGCTCCTCTGTGCTGCTGACAGCCAGCCCCCTGCCATGCTGAGCTGGGTCCTGCAGGACAGAGTCCTCTCCTTGTCCCATCCCTGGGGCCCCAGACCCCTGGGGCTGGAGCTGCCCGGGGTGAAGGCCGGGGATTCAGGGCGCTACACCTGCCGAGCGGAGAACAGGCTTGGCTCCCAGCAGCGAGCCCTGGACCTCTCTGTGCAGT ATCCTCCAGAGAacctgagagtgatggtttcccaAGCAAACAGGACAG TCCTGGAAAACCTTGGGAACGGCACGTCTCTCCCAGTACTGGAGGGCCAAAGCCTGTGCCTGGTCTGTGTCACACACAGCAGCCCCCCAGCCAGGCTGAGCTGGACCCAGAGGGGACAGGTTCTGAGCCCCTCCCAGCCCTCAGACCCCGGGGTCCTGGAGCTGCCTCGGGTTCAAGTGGAGCACGAAGGAGAGTTCACCTGCCACGCTCAGCACCCACTGGGCTCCCAGCACGTCTCTCTCAGCCTCTCCGTGCACT ATAAGAAGGGACTCATCTCAACGGCATTCTCCAACGGAGCGTTTCTGGGAATCGGCATCACGGCTCTTCTTTTCCTCTGCCTGGCCCCGATCAT CATGAAGATTCTACCGAAGAGACGGACTCAGACAGAAACCCCGAGGCCCCGGTTCTCCCGGCACAGCACGATCCTGGATTATATCAATGTGGTCCCGAAGTCCGGCCCCCTG GCTCAGAAGCGGAATCAGAAAGCCACACCAAACAGTCCTCGGACCCCTCTTCCACCAGGTGCTCCCTCCCCAGAATCAAAGAAGAACCAGAAAAAGCAGTATCAGTTGCCCAGTTTCCCAGAACCCAAATCATCCACTCAAGCCCCAGAATCCCAGGAGAGCCTAGAGGAGCTCCATTATGCCACGCTCAACTTCCCAGGCGTCAGACCCAGGCCTGAGGCCCGGATGCCCAAGGGCACCCAGGCGGATTATGCAGAAGTCAAGTTCCAATGA
- the SIGLEC10 gene encoding sialic acid-binding Ig-like lectin 10 isoform X8 produces MLLPLLLSSLLGGSQAMDERFWIRVQESVMVPEGLCISVPCSFSYPRQDWTGSTPAYGYWFKAVTETTKGAPVATNHQSREVEMSTRGRFQLTGDPAKGNCSLVIRDAQMQDESQYFFRVERGSYVRYNFMNNGFFLKVTVLSFTPSPQDHDTDLTCHVDFSRKGVSAQRTVRLRVAYAPRDLVISISRDNTPALEPQPQGNVPYLEAQKGQFLRLLCAADSQPPAMLSWVLQDRVLSLSHPWGPRPLGLELPGVKAGDSGRYTCRAENRLGSQQRALDLSVQYPPENLRVMVSQANRTVLENLGNGTSLPVLEGQSLCLVCVTHSSPPARLSWTQRGQVLSPSQPSDPGVLELPRVQVEHEGEFTCHAQHPLGSQHVSLSLSVHYKKGLISTAFSNGAFLGIGITALLFLCLAPIIMKILPKRRTQTETPRPRFSRHSTILDYINVVPKSGPLAQKRNQKATPNSPRTPLPPGAPSPESKKNQKKQYQLPSFPEPKSSTQAPESQESLEELHYATLNFPGVRPRPEARMPKGTQADYAEVKFQ; encoded by the exons ATGCTACTGCCACTGCTGCTGTCCTCGCTGCTGGGCG GGTCCCAGGCTATGGATGAGAGATTCTGGATACGAGTGCAGGAGTCGGTGATGGTGCCGGAGGGCCTATGCATCTCTGTGCCCTGCTCTTTCTCCTACCCCCGACAGGACTGGACAGGGTCTACCCCAGCTTATGGCTACTGGTTCAAAGCAGTGACTGAGACAACCAAGGGTGCTCCTGTGGCCACAAACCACCAGAGTCGAGAGGTGGAAATGAGCACCCGGGGCCGATTCCAGCTCACTGGGGATCCCGCCAAGGGGAACTGCTCCTTGGTGATCAGAGACGCGCAGATGCAGGATGAGTCACAGTACTTCTTTCGGGTGGAGAGAGGAAGCTATGTGAGATATAATTTCATGAACAATGGGTTCTTTCTAAAAGTAACAG TGCTCAGCTTCACGCCCAGCCCCCAGGACCACGACACCGACCTCACCTGCCATGTGGACTTCTCCAGAAAGGGTGTGAGTGCACAGAGGACCGTCCGACTCCGCGTGGCCT ATGCCCCCAGAGACCTTGTTATCAGCATTTCACGTGACAACACGCCAG ccctggagccccagccccagggaaATGTCCCATACCTGGAAGCCCAAAAAGGCCAGTTCCTGCGGCTCCTCTGTGCTGCTGACAGCCAGCCCCCTGCCATGCTGAGCTGGGTCCTGCAGGACAGAGTCCTCTCCTTGTCCCATCCCTGGGGCCCCAGACCCCTGGGGCTGGAGCTGCCCGGGGTGAAGGCCGGGGATTCAGGGCGCTACACCTGCCGAGCGGAGAACAGGCTTGGCTCCCAGCAGCGAGCCCTGGACCTCTCTGTGCAGT ATCCTCCAGAGAacctgagagtgatggtttcccaAGCAAACAGGACAG TCCTGGAAAACCTTGGGAACGGCACGTCTCTCCCAGTACTGGAGGGCCAAAGCCTGTGCCTGGTCTGTGTCACACACAGCAGCCCCCCAGCCAGGCTGAGCTGGACCCAGAGGGGACAGGTTCTGAGCCCCTCCCAGCCCTCAGACCCCGGGGTCCTGGAGCTGCCTCGGGTTCAAGTGGAGCACGAAGGAGAGTTCACCTGCCACGCTCAGCACCCACTGGGCTCCCAGCACGTCTCTCTCAGCCTCTCCGTGCACT ATAAGAAGGGACTCATCTCAACGGCATTCTCCAACGGAGCGTTTCTGGGAATCGGCATCACGGCTCTTCTTTTCCTCTGCCTGGCCCCGATCAT CATGAAGATTCTACCGAAGAGACGGACTCAGACAGAAACCCCGAGGCCCCGGTTCTCCCGGCACAGCACGATCCTGGATTATATCAATGTGGTCCCGAAGTCCGGCCCCCTG GCTCAGAAGCGGAATCAGAAAGCCACACCAAACAGTCCTCGGACCCCTCTTCCACCAGGTGCTCCCTCCCCAGAATCAAAGAAGAACCAGAAAAAGCAGTATCAGTTGCCCAGTTTCCCAGAACCCAAATCATCCACTCAAGCCCCAGAATCCCAGGAGAGCCTAGAGGAGCTCCATTATGCCACGCTCAACTTCCCAGGCGTCAGACCCAGGCCTGAGGCCCGGATGCCCAAGGGCACCCAGGCGGATTATGCAGAAGTCAAGTTCCAATGA
- the SIGLEC10 gene encoding sialic acid-binding Ig-like lectin 10 isoform X2, which translates to MTQGPEGEPPPHYPTPSQAPRIDASLPSPPTQGALEGPAQQAQGQAGPPGDPEDNWARWAGECGGRQRSSVTSASEAHFMHQAPGLSFRLRLPLLPRALSHSQHDQRIGLSQAGPAPPMRRCYCHCCCPRCWADWTGSTPAYGYWFKAVTETTKGAPVATNHQSREVEMSTRGRFQLTGDPAKGNCSLVIRDAQMQDESQYFFRVERGSYVRYNFMNNGFFLKVTALTQKPDVYIPETLEPGQPVTVICVFNWAFEECPPPSFSWTGAALSSQGTKPTTSHFSVLSFTPSPQDHDTDLTCHVDFSRKGVSAQRTVRLRVAYAPRDLVISISRDNTPALEPQPQGNVPYLEAQKGQFLRLLCAADSQPPAMLSWVLQDRVLSLSHPWGPRPLGLELPGVKAGDSGRYTCRAENRLGSQQRALDLSVQYPPENLRVMVSQANRTVLENLGNGTSLPVLEGQSLCLVCVTHSSPPARLSWTQRGQVLSPSQPSDPGVLELPRVQVEHEGEFTCHAQHPLGSQHVSLSLSVHYPPKLLGPSCSWEAEGLHCSCSSQASPAPSLRWWLGEELLEGNSSQDSFEVTPSSAGPWANSSLSLHGGLSSGLRLSCEAWNVHGAQSGSILQLPDKKGLISTAFSNGAFLGIGITALLFLCLAPIIMKILPKRRTQTETPRPRFSRHSTILDYINVVPKSGPLGHQGGKSTNDSSEFKSWLALTSYETSATSLTPSEPSFLPLSPLRVGLRIRIHALSQSVAIVPLLLPPLT; encoded by the exons ATGACCCAGGGCCCAGAGGGAGAGCCCCCACCCCactaccccacccccagccaggcCCCCAGGATAGACGCAAGCCTGCCCTCTCCTCCTACACAGGGAGCTCTGGAAGGACCAGCTCAACAAGCCCAAGGCCAGGCTGGGCCCCCAGGAGACCCAGAGGACAACTGGGCAAGGTGGGCTGGAGAGTGTGGGGGAAGGCAAAGGAGTTCTGTGACCTCAGCATCTGAAGCTCATTTCATGCATCAGGCCCCAGGGCTCAGCTTCCGCCTTCggcttccccttctgccaagAGCCCTGAGCCACTCACAGCACGACCAGAGAATAGGCCTGTCTCAGGCAGGTCCTGCGCCTCCTATGCGGAGATGCTACTGCCACTGCTGCTGTCCTCGCTGCTGGGCG GACTGGACAGGGTCTACCCCAGCTTATGGCTACTGGTTCAAAGCAGTGACTGAGACAACCAAGGGTGCTCCTGTGGCCACAAACCACCAGAGTCGAGAGGTGGAAATGAGCACCCGGGGCCGATTCCAGCTCACTGGGGATCCCGCCAAGGGGAACTGCTCCTTGGTGATCAGAGACGCGCAGATGCAGGATGAGTCACAGTACTTCTTTCGGGTGGAGAGAGGAAGCTATGTGAGATATAATTTCATGAACAATGGGTTCTTTCTAAAAGTAACAG CCCTGACTCAGAAGCCTGATGTCTACATCCCCGAGACCCTGGAGCCCGGGCAGCCGGTGACGGTCATCTGTGTGTTTAACTGGGCCTTTGAGGAATGTCCACCCCCTTCTTTCTCCTGGACGGGGGCTGCCCTCTCCTCCCAAGGAACCAAACCAACGACCTCCCACTTCTCAGTGCTCAGCTTCACGCCCAGCCCCCAGGACCACGACACCGACCTCACCTGCCATGTGGACTTCTCCAGAAAGGGTGTGAGTGCACAGAGGACCGTCCGACTCCGCGTGGCCT ATGCCCCCAGAGACCTTGTTATCAGCATTTCACGTGACAACACGCCAG ccctggagccccagccccagggaaATGTCCCATACCTGGAAGCCCAAAAAGGCCAGTTCCTGCGGCTCCTCTGTGCTGCTGACAGCCAGCCCCCTGCCATGCTGAGCTGGGTCCTGCAGGACAGAGTCCTCTCCTTGTCCCATCCCTGGGGCCCCAGACCCCTGGGGCTGGAGCTGCCCGGGGTGAAGGCCGGGGATTCAGGGCGCTACACCTGCCGAGCGGAGAACAGGCTTGGCTCCCAGCAGCGAGCCCTGGACCTCTCTGTGCAGT ATCCTCCAGAGAacctgagagtgatggtttcccaAGCAAACAGGACAG TCCTGGAAAACCTTGGGAACGGCACGTCTCTCCCAGTACTGGAGGGCCAAAGCCTGTGCCTGGTCTGTGTCACACACAGCAGCCCCCCAGCCAGGCTGAGCTGGACCCAGAGGGGACAGGTTCTGAGCCCCTCCCAGCCCTCAGACCCCGGGGTCCTGGAGCTGCCTCGGGTTCAAGTGGAGCACGAAGGAGAGTTCACCTGCCACGCTCAGCACCCACTGGGCTCCCAGCACGTCTCTCTCAGCCTCTCCGTGCACT ACCCCCCAAAGCTGCTGGGCCCCTCCtgctcctgggaggctgagggtctgCACTGCAGCTGCTCCTCCCAAGCCAGCCCGGCTCCCTCTCTGCGCTGGTGGCTTGGGGAGGAGCTGCTGGAGGGGAACAGCAGCCAGGACTCCTTCGAGGTCACCCCCAGCTCAGCCGGGCCCTGGGCCAACAGCTCCCTGAGCCTCCATGGAGGGCTCAGCTCTGGCCTCAGGCTCAGCTGTGAGGCCTGGAACGTCCATGGGGCCCAGAGTGGATCCATCCTGCAGCTGCCAG ATAAGAAGGGACTCATCTCAACGGCATTCTCCAACGGAGCGTTTCTGGGAATCGGCATCACGGCTCTTCTTTTCCTCTGCCTGGCCCCGATCAT CATGAAGATTCTACCGAAGAGACGGACTCAGACAGAAACCCCGAGGCCCCGGTTCTCCCGGCACAGCACGATCCTGGATTATATCAATGTGGTCCCGAAGTCCGGCCCCCTG GGACATCAAGGTGGGAAAAGCACCAACGATAGTtctgaattcaaatcctggctggCACTTACTAGCTATGAGACCTCAGCCACGTCACTCACCCCCTCTGagccttcatttcttcctctgtctcctttGAGAGTTGGTTTGAGGATTAGAATACATGCACTTTCTCAATCTGTAGCCATTGTTCCATTATTACTGCCACCATTGACATGA